Proteins from a genomic interval of Erwinia sp. SLM-02:
- the tal gene encoding transaldolase, translating to MNQLDALKQFTTVVADSGDIESIRNYHPEDATTNPSLILKAAGLDSYKHLITDAIDYAKKQGGSKETQIINASDKVAVNLGLEILKSVPGRVSTEVDARLSFDRGMCVTKAEKLVRMYEEHGIDRSRILIKLASTWEGIKAAEELEKNGIQCNLTLLFSFAQARACAEAGVFLISPFVGRIYDWYNSRKPLDPYVVDEDPGVKSVRSIYEYYKQHRYHTVIMGASFRKTEQILALAGCDRLTISPNLLEELQASSAPVERKLTPSTEAFHQPAPLSEAEFRWQHNQDPMAVEKLAEGIRQFAVDQQKLEDVLAAKL from the coding sequence ATGAACCAGCTAGACGCACTGAAACAGTTCACCACGGTAGTGGCAGACAGCGGCGACATTGAATCGATCCGCAACTATCACCCGGAAGATGCTACTACCAATCCGTCTCTTATTCTCAAAGCCGCCGGTCTGGATTCTTACAAACATCTGATTACCGACGCTATCGACTACGCCAAAAAACAGGGCGGCAGTAAAGAAACCCAGATTATTAATGCCAGCGATAAAGTTGCCGTTAATCTTGGGCTGGAAATTCTGAAAAGCGTGCCTGGCCGCGTGTCCACCGAGGTCGATGCGCGCCTGTCGTTCGATCGCGGCATGTGCGTTACTAAAGCTGAAAAGCTGGTGAGAATGTACGAGGAACACGGCATCGATCGTTCGCGCATTCTGATCAAGCTCGCCTCCACCTGGGAGGGCATCAAAGCCGCTGAGGAACTGGAGAAAAACGGTATTCAGTGCAATCTGACGCTACTGTTCTCATTCGCCCAGGCACGGGCCTGCGCCGAAGCCGGCGTATTCCTGATCTCCCCGTTTGTCGGCCGTATTTACGACTGGTACAACAGCCGCAAGCCGCTGGATCCGTATGTGGTTGATGAAGATCCGGGCGTTAAATCCGTTCGCAGCATTTATGAGTATTACAAACAGCACCGCTATCACACGGTGATTATGGGAGCCAGCTTCCGTAAAACCGAACAGATTCTGGCGCTGGCGGGCTGCGATCGCCTGACAATTTCGCCTAATCTGCTGGAAGAGTTACAGGCCAGCAGCGCGCCGGTTGAGCGCAAGCTGACGCCGTCTACCGAAGCCTTCCATCAGCCAGCTCCACTTTCCGAAGCGGAATTCCGCTGGCAGCACAATCAGGATCCAATGGCCGTCGAGAAGCTGGCCGAAGGCATCCGCCAGTTCGCCGTTGACCAGCAGAAGCTGGAAGATGTGCTGGCAGCAAAACTGTAG
- the tkt gene encoding transketolase: protein MSSRRELANAIRALSMDAVQKAKSGHPGAPMGMADIAEVLWRDFLHHNPTNPAWADRDRFILSNGHASMLLYSLLHLTGYDLPMEELKNFRQLHSKTPGHPEIGYTPGVETTTGPLGQGLANAVGMAIAERTLAAQFNRPDHQIVDHFTYVFMGDGCLMEGISHEVSSLAGTLGLGKLIGFYDHNGISIDGETDGWFTDDTAKRFEAYHWHVIHDIDGHNPEAIATAIKEAQSVTDKPSLIICKTIIGFGSPNKAGKEESHGSALGDEEVALTRKELGWKYPPFEIPKDIYAQWDAKQAGAEREKAWNTKFNAYKSAHPELAAEYSRRMSGGMPENWEAETQKYIQQLQDNPQKIASRKASQNALEAYGPLLKEFLGGSADLAPSNLTIWSGSKSIKDDSAGNYIHYGVREFGMTAIANGIAHHGGFIPYTATFLMFVEYARNAVRMAALMKARQIMVYTHDSIGLGEDGPTHQPVEQLASLRVTPNMSVWRPCDQVETAVAWKHAVERHHGPTALILSRQNLAQPARSKAQLENISRGGYILKDSDGTPEVILIATGSEVEITLGAADKLTASGHKVRVVSLPSTDLFDAQDAAYRESVLPSNVTARVAVEAGIADYWFKYVGLNGAIVGMTGFGESAPAEKLFAEFGFTVENIVSHAEALLKPH from the coding sequence ATGTCTTCACGTCGAGAACTGGCAAACGCCATCCGCGCCCTGAGTATGGACGCCGTACAAAAAGCAAAATCCGGCCACCCCGGCGCGCCGATGGGCATGGCGGATATTGCAGAAGTGCTGTGGCGCGACTTCCTGCATCACAACCCCACCAATCCGGCCTGGGCAGACCGTGACCGCTTCATTCTCTCCAACGGTCACGCCTCTATGCTGCTTTACAGCCTGCTGCATCTCACCGGCTACGATCTCCCGATGGAGGAGTTGAAAAACTTCCGCCAGCTGCATTCAAAAACGCCGGGGCATCCGGAAATCGGTTACACGCCGGGCGTAGAAACCACCACCGGCCCGCTGGGCCAGGGCCTGGCCAATGCGGTGGGGATGGCTATCGCCGAACGCACGCTGGCGGCGCAGTTTAACCGCCCGGATCATCAGATCGTTGACCACTTCACCTATGTGTTTATGGGCGATGGCTGCCTGATGGAAGGCATCTCCCATGAAGTCAGTTCTCTGGCCGGTACGCTGGGGCTGGGCAAGCTGATTGGCTTCTACGATCACAACGGTATTTCGATTGACGGTGAGACGGACGGCTGGTTTACCGATGATACGGCGAAGCGTTTCGAAGCCTATCACTGGCACGTGATCCACGATATTGACGGACACAACCCGGAAGCGATTGCCACCGCCATTAAAGAAGCACAAAGCGTCACCGATAAACCGTCACTGATCATCTGCAAAACGATTATCGGCTTCGGTTCACCGAATAAAGCCGGCAAGGAAGAGTCCCACGGTTCGGCGCTGGGTGATGAAGAAGTTGCGCTGACCCGCAAGGAGCTGGGCTGGAAATATCCCCCTTTCGAGATCCCAAAAGATATTTATGCTCAGTGGGATGCTAAACAGGCCGGTGCAGAGCGTGAAAAAGCCTGGAATACAAAGTTCAACGCCTATAAATCCGCGCACCCGGAACTGGCGGCGGAATACAGCCGTCGTATGAGCGGTGGCATGCCGGAAAACTGGGAAGCCGAAACGCAGAAGTATATTCAGCAGCTGCAGGATAATCCCCAGAAAATTGCCAGCCGCAAGGCCTCGCAGAATGCACTGGAAGCCTATGGCCCGCTGCTGAAGGAATTTTTAGGCGGCTCCGCCGATCTGGCGCCGAGCAATCTGACCATCTGGTCGGGTTCAAAATCCATTAAGGACGACAGCGCAGGCAACTATATTCACTACGGCGTGCGTGAATTCGGCATGACGGCAATAGCGAACGGCATTGCCCACCACGGCGGTTTTATTCCCTATACCGCCACCTTCCTGATGTTTGTGGAATATGCCCGAAATGCGGTGCGCATGGCGGCATTAATGAAAGCCCGTCAGATCATGGTTTATACCCACGACTCTATCGGACTGGGTGAAGATGGCCCAACCCACCAGCCGGTTGAGCAACTGGCCAGCCTGCGCGTAACGCCAAATATGAGCGTCTGGCGTCCCTGCGATCAGGTTGAGACGGCGGTGGCGTGGAAGCACGCCGTTGAGCGCCATCACGGCCCGACCGCGCTGATCCTGTCACGTCAAAATCTGGCTCAGCCTGCGCGCAGCAAGGCCCAGCTGGAGAATATTTCGCGCGGAGGGTACATCCTGAAAGACAGCGACGGTACGCCTGAGGTGATCCTGATTGCCACCGGTTCCGAAGTGGAGATCACCCTGGGTGCGGCCGATAAGCTGACCGCCAGCGGGCATAAGGTACGGGTCGTTTCCCTGCCCTCCACCGATCTGTTCGATGCGCAGGATGCGGCCTATCGTGAATCGGTACTGCCGTCGAATGTCACCGCCCGCGTGGCGGTAGAGGCCGGTATTGCCGATTACTGGTTTAAGTATGTCGGTCTGAACGGGGCGATTGTCGGGATGACCGGTTTTGGCGAGTCGGCACCGGCTGAGAAGCTGTTTGCTGAGTTTGGTTTCACGGTGGAGAACATCGTCAGCCATGCTGAGGCGCTGCTGAAACCGCATTGA
- a CDS encoding DUF1176 domain-containing protein, which yields MFYCIKWLSLAPLVFTTMLYAQPLQRTFDSWQITCNNLNSCEARSLADNNGLAMTIARHAGQDDSPLLRIDYGNRYTGELPGGALQDNLLLDGQRLRLDLKHWQTTPHHLITDHRISINEFLAQIMNADALQLLYSADTAIPLKGLKAALLLMDDVQGRVNGDSAWVRRGERPAWDVPAAPAIPQVYQPERPPLPLTPDETRGLLDFGSLHINSESCSLDMQRREVSVSPLTDDKALLLVGCEMGAYNIIDLALEISRQPPYIPHYITLTLPFVPPGRSDRQLEPINAEYDAVSGELLTFSKTRGLGDCGVATRWQFNGREFMLAEYAQESTCDAWNSSDRWPTLWVSRVENQPGGSVEIEP from the coding sequence ATGTTTTACTGTATAAAATGGTTGTCGCTGGCTCCTCTGGTCTTCACAACCATGCTGTACGCACAGCCTTTGCAAAGGACCTTCGATAGCTGGCAGATTACCTGTAACAATCTTAACAGCTGTGAAGCCCGCAGCCTCGCTGATAATAATGGCCTGGCTATGACCATCGCGCGCCATGCCGGTCAGGATGACAGTCCGCTGCTGCGAATTGATTACGGCAATCGCTATACGGGCGAACTTCCCGGCGGAGCTTTGCAGGATAATCTGCTGCTGGATGGCCAGCGCCTCAGGCTGGATCTGAAACACTGGCAAACGACGCCCCATCACCTCATCACCGACCACCGCATCTCAATTAATGAATTCCTTGCCCAGATAATGAACGCCGACGCGCTGCAGCTTCTCTACAGTGCCGATACCGCGATCCCACTGAAGGGTTTAAAGGCGGCATTATTACTGATGGATGACGTGCAGGGGCGGGTAAATGGCGACAGCGCCTGGGTTCGCCGCGGCGAACGCCCTGCCTGGGATGTGCCCGCCGCACCCGCAATACCTCAGGTTTATCAACCGGAGCGCCCGCCGCTGCCGTTAACGCCTGATGAAACCCGTGGGCTGCTCGATTTTGGCAGCCTGCATATCAACAGTGAGAGCTGTTCGCTGGATATGCAGCGGCGTGAGGTGTCGGTATCGCCGCTGACCGATGATAAGGCGCTGCTGCTGGTGGGCTGCGAGATGGGAGCCTATAACATTATCGATCTGGCTTTGGAGATCTCACGCCAGCCGCCGTACATTCCGCACTACATTACGCTGACGCTGCCGTTTGTTCCTCCCGGCCGCAGCGACAGGCAGCTGGAGCCGATCAATGCAGAATATGATGCGGTGAGCGGTGAGCTGCTGACGTTCAGTAAAACGCGCGGCCTGGGCGACTGCGGGGTGGCCACGCGCTGGCAGTTCAACGGCCGGGAATTTATGCTGGCTGAATACGCGCAGGAGAGTACCTGCGATGCCTGGAACAGCAGCGATCGCTGGCCGACGCTGTGGGTGAGCCGGGTGGAGAATCAGCCCGGCGGAAGCGTTGAGATTGAGCCATAA
- a CDS encoding response regulator transcription factor yields the protein MVSQSSNYLLLANLKSFSALQLLLEIGDVDIVFTELYDSGMDIIAGIEFIRNNRHHWKKVKLIIFTNVEEPGLVKYLSGMGVQCYLSKRDKLTEITSALNQQDRIKNRISPRLGTQINSEFPCRTPLTMAELNVAWLLARNKTVITISRQMNVSYKTIHTHKTNLMKKLNVADMPQLMKYLSVQHHSF from the coding sequence ATGGTAAGTCAATCTTCAAACTATTTATTGTTGGCAAATCTGAAATCATTTTCAGCTTTACAACTGTTGTTGGAGATAGGTGACGTCGATATTGTTTTCACAGAACTTTATGACAGCGGCATGGATATTATTGCCGGAATAGAATTCATTCGAAATAATCGTCATCACTGGAAAAAAGTTAAGCTTATTATCTTCACCAACGTAGAAGAGCCGGGGCTGGTTAAATACCTGAGCGGCATGGGAGTTCAGTGCTATTTATCGAAGCGCGATAAGCTGACTGAAATCACATCGGCATTAAATCAACAAGATCGCATTAAAAACAGGATCAGCCCGCGTCTGGGGACGCAAATTAATAGCGAATTCCCCTGCCGCACCCCATTAACCATGGCGGAACTGAATGTTGCCTGGCTACTGGCAAGAAACAAGACGGTTATCACTATTTCCAGGCAGATGAACGTAAGTTATAAAACGATTCATACCCATAAAACGAATTTAATGAAAAAGCTTAACGTCGCTGATATGCCGCAGCTGATGAAGTATTTATCTGTCCAGCATCATTCCTTTTAA
- a CDS encoding Csu type fimbrial protein — MKKNQLLLSALTAALLSSAAIQPVSAATTGSLTGEIGVQVIIGSACTVGNGDGSTGTNKWGTLDFGTYADLKYTIDGSVTGADGSGAVTVTCSAGLSPTLTLDGGLYGDGTVRSVSSDSGTTRVPYRLYSDSARTTEIDVGDTISLTANGTAQNIPIYGRILPSDQGSNTSPAAGTYVDTVIATLAW, encoded by the coding sequence ATGAAAAAGAACCAACTGTTATTATCAGCGTTAACTGCGGCATTATTAAGCAGCGCGGCTATTCAACCGGTATCCGCAGCAACCACCGGTTCATTAACCGGTGAAATAGGAGTTCAGGTTATTATTGGTTCCGCCTGTACCGTCGGGAATGGTGATGGTTCTACCGGAACGAATAAATGGGGCACCCTGGATTTCGGTACGTATGCCGATTTGAAATATACCATTGACGGTAGCGTGACGGGTGCTGACGGCAGCGGAGCCGTGACGGTGACCTGTAGCGCAGGCTTAAGTCCAACGCTGACGCTGGATGGTGGCCTGTACGGTGACGGTACGGTGCGCAGCGTGTCATCCGACAGCGGCACCACGCGGGTCCCTTATCGCCTCTACTCCGACAGCGCGCGCACAACCGAGATTGATGTCGGCGATACCATTAGCCTTACCGCTAACGGCACCGCGCAAAATATCCCGATTTACGGTCGTATCCTGCCTTCCGATCAGGGTTCCAATACCTCACCGGCAGCGGGAACCTATGTTGATACTGTGATCGCCACTCTGGCCTGGTAA
- a CDS encoding Csu type fimbrial protein, whose translation MRLCSVLLLVTTCSTASTVTDTFTVSATITSGCILGSSSASSTQLGTVDFGTVGDLSSNVDVVSSSGAGSVVVTCTPGTSMSMALDYGLNGGTSSARYLSNSTSSNKLAYQLYRDASHSSVWGTGALAWSIASFPATTQTFPVYARLFTSGTVPAAGTYNDTVTVTLTW comes from the coding sequence GTGCGACTCTGTAGCGTTCTGCTACTGGTGACAACCTGTAGCACTGCCAGCACCGTTACCGATACCTTCACCGTTTCAGCCACCATCACCAGCGGCTGCATACTCGGGAGCTCCTCGGCCAGCAGTACCCAGTTGGGAACTGTCGATTTCGGCACCGTCGGGGATCTCAGCAGCAATGTGGATGTGGTCAGCAGCAGCGGGGCCGGTTCGGTGGTGGTGACCTGTACGCCGGGCACTTCCATGTCGATGGCTCTCGACTACGGCCTGAACGGCGGCACCAGCAGCGCTCGCTATCTGAGTAACAGCACAAGCAGCAATAAGCTGGCATACCAGCTCTATCGGGATGCCAGCCACAGCAGCGTATGGGGGACCGGGGCACTGGCATGGAGCATTGCCTCGTTCCCGGCAACAACCCAGACCTTCCCGGTATATGCACGACTCTTTACCTCCGGCACCGTTCCGGCCGCCGGCACCTATAACGATACGGTTACCGTGACTTTAACGTGGTAA
- a CDS encoding fimbrial biogenesis chaperone, whose amino-acid sequence MKLKTGLLFCALWLTALCSQFALAASSVLVWPVYQVIEADQQGSALWLENRGSYPVSLQVRVLGWQQQDQRDRYADQQDVIASPPFATVEPGKRQLIRLMRTVTVPAGREQSYRIVIDELPGSLPKEMQEHAGLQLQMRYLLPLFLDGDGLWTQERTDRKRDASTATRPQLSWTLSQREGKTWLTVRNQGVVHARLSNVFWGSSSKPEQASLRLAEGFLGYVLPGQKMSFPLPAKRQPSGGQTLYAQLADNTTPVAIQAAN is encoded by the coding sequence ATGAAGCTCAAAACAGGGTTGTTATTTTGCGCGCTCTGGCTGACCGCGCTGTGTTCACAATTTGCTCTGGCAGCCAGCTCGGTGCTGGTATGGCCGGTGTACCAGGTTATCGAAGCTGACCAGCAGGGTTCGGCACTGTGGCTGGAAAATCGCGGCAGCTATCCCGTCAGCCTGCAGGTTCGCGTACTGGGCTGGCAGCAGCAGGATCAGCGCGACCGCTATGCCGATCAGCAGGATGTTATTGCCAGTCCGCCTTTTGCCACCGTAGAGCCGGGAAAGCGCCAGCTCATTCGCCTGATGCGCACCGTCACCGTTCCGGCCGGTCGGGAACAATCCTACCGTATCGTCATCGATGAACTGCCCGGCTCGCTGCCGAAAGAGATGCAGGAGCATGCCGGACTTCAGCTGCAGATGCGCTACCTTCTGCCGCTATTCCTTGACGGCGACGGGCTCTGGACGCAGGAGCGCACGGACCGTAAACGCGATGCCAGCACGGCCACTCGCCCACAGCTAAGCTGGACGTTAAGCCAGCGCGAGGGAAAAACCTGGCTTACCGTGCGTAATCAGGGCGTGGTTCACGCCCGGCTGAGCAACGTCTTTTGGGGAAGCAGCAGTAAACCGGAACAGGCCTCGCTGCGGCTGGCCGAGGGCTTCCTGGGGTACGTACTGCCGGGTCAAAAGATGTCGTTCCCGCTCCCCGCAAAACGCCAGCCTTCCGGCGGGCAAACCCTCTACGCTCAGCTGGCGGATAATACAACCCCGGTGGCCATTCAGGCCGCGAACTGA